TCTACAGCCGGTCGGTGGCGCCCTACTGGGATCTTCAGGCCGGCATCCGTCATGAGAGGCGCTTTGGCAGGGGACCCAATTCTTCGCGCACCTTTGCCGTGCTCGGTATCCAGGGACTCGCCCCCTACTGGTTCGATCTCGAGCCGACCCTGTTCATCAGCGAGGACGGCGATCTCTCCGCCCGGCTCACCGCCGAGTACGACCTGCTGCTGACCCAGCGCCTGATTGCTCAGCCGCGCCTGGAGGTGAATGCATCCGCCCGCAAAGTGGATGAATTCGATATCGGATCCGGCATCAACGACATGGATCTTGGTTTGCGCCTGCGCTACGAGATCCGGCGAGAGTTCGCGCCCTATGTCGGCATTTCCTGGAATCGCAAGTTCGGCCAGACCGCCGACATGGCTCGTCAGGGCGGTTATGATGTCGACAACACCGCCATCGTTGCCGGCCTGCGGGTTTGGTACTGAAGCGCAAACATAGTCGTACCCTCTTTCATCGGTACTCATTCAAACAGGAGAAAAAGCAGTGGAAATCATCCCCAACTGGCATCCGATCTTCGTGCATTTCACCGTAGCACTGCTGGTCATTGGCGTATTGTTCCACCCGATCTCGCTACTGGCGGGCAGCGAAGACCTGCGATGCCAGTGGGCGGCAATAGCGCGCTGGAATCTCTGGCTGGGCACAGCCTTTGCCGCACTCACGGTGGCGACCGGTATCCAGGCCTACAACACGGTTGCCCATGACACGCCTTCCCATCTGGCCATGACCGATCACCGCAACTGGGCCCTGGTGACCTTCGCAGTGTTCCTGGCGCTGACCGCCTGGTCGATCCTGCGCTACCGCGCGCGCAAGCCCATCAACTGGCCGCTGACGCTTGCCCTGTTGCTCAGCCTGGGCCTCTTGGGCTCAACTGCCTGGCGCGGCGGCGAGCTGGTCTTTCGTCATGGGCTCGGCGTGATGTCCCTGCCCCATGCCGGTAATCATCAACATGAAGCCGGAGAAGCACCGCACGAGCATCCCGCGTCGAATGGAAATACCTTGAATCCAACAGGCCAAATGAATGAAACCCCTCCTGGAGGACAAGCCGAAAACATGCCTCAGGCCCCAGCTGAGGATGGACATAACCATACGCACAACGCGCCCTAATAGTGGAGTAGCAATGCATGTCTAAGCTTACAGCCCTGATAGCCGTGTTCGCGGGCATGGTGCTGGTAGCCTGCGAAAGCGGGCCTGATTCTGGCGCTGCCAAGGCCCCGCCCGTGCGCACCACGACCACGCTCGCGAACCCCGCCCAGCTTGGTGTGAATCTGGATGCGCGGGCCTATCAGGATCGCTTGCGCGCCCGCAATCTCGACCCTGCCGTGGTGGTGCGTGGCCGTGAGCTGTTCGCGGCAAACTGCGCGCGTTGTCATGGTGCATTCGGCGAAGGCACCCCGGACTGGCGCAAGCGCCTTGCGGACGGCACTTTCCCGCCGCCCCCACTGAACGGTACGGCCCACACCTGGCACCATCCGGATCAGCTGTTGCTGCGCATCATGCGCGATGGTGGGCAAAGTTACGGACCGACCTATCAAGGCGCCATGCCGCCCATGGGCAAGATGGTCAATGCTGCCGAGCGCCAGGCCATTCTCCAGTACCTGAAGAGTCTCTGGCCGGATGAAGCCTGGCGCACTCAGAAGGACATCACTCGTGAAAACCCGGAGGCTGAGTAAGCCAAAAGCATCCGTTGTCCTATAAAAAGGGCCAAGTGATTTTGCGTTTCAACATTTCTGCTAATTTCATTCACCTGGATCAAGGAGCATCAACATGAAAGCACCGCATCATATTATCCTGCTGGCCCTGCTCGCGCCCGTGGGCTTCCTGCCACTGGGGGCCCAGGCCATGCCCATGGGTATGGACATGGGCAGCCAGCCCGCCCACAGTCCCAGTATGGCTGGTGCCCAGATTCACCGCGGCACCGGCACGGTCAACCGGATCGACATGAACACCGGCAAGATCAAGATCACCCATGCACCCATCCCGAGCCTCGGCTGGTCGGCCATGACCATGAACTTCCAGACCAAGAACAAGGCGGAGTTGAGCAATGTCAAAGTGGGACAAAAGGTAAACTTCGAGCTGATCAAGGGGTCAGATGGACAGTATCTGATTACCCGCATCACCCCAGTCCAATCCTGACCGGATCCACCCTAGCCCAAGGAGGCGTACCATGCAGAACCCAAAATCTTCAGCACTGAGCCGGATCATCGCAGCTACATTCCTGGCGCTAGCCCTGCCAGCCGCCCAAGCGCAGACCGGGGCAGGCGACCAGAACCACATGCAACAGCATCCTGCGGGGCAACAAGCGCCATCATCCGGAATGCAGGGCCAATCCGGGATGATGTCCGATCAGATGCTGAAGCAAAAGCAGGAACGCATGATGCGCATGCATGAAATGATGCACAAGATCGAGAAGGCGCAGGGCGCGGAACGCCAGAAACTCATGCAGCAGCAACGACAGATGATGCGCGAAAACATGCAGCAGATGATGCCTATGATGAAAGGCATGATGGGTGGCGGCATGCAGGGCGGTGGCCAAGGCGGTATGCAAGGCAATGGCCAGAGCGGCATGGGCGGCATGCCCATGAGCCCGATGCCAAATGGCACCGGGAACTCCGGGTCCAACTCAGGCGCCCACTGATCAGGCAGGCCGCGGCTTCAGGTCGCGGCCTGTGCAGATAAAAGCCGAATACGCGCAGCCCTATGTGGTTACCGGGGGCTGCAATCCCCGGCTCGACTGTCGGCCCTGTAAGCGATTTAGGAGACCCAATCCACAAGGAGGCGACAATGATGAACGGATTTGGCGGCATGGGCGGCATGGGAGCTATGGGCGGACTCATCATGCTGCTGTTCTGGGTTCTGATCATTGGCGGCATCGTCTGGCTGATTGTCGCCTTGACCCGGAATCGCGGCGGCGGACAGAACATTTCTTCGGCCCTGGATGTGCTGAAGGAGCGCTACGCGCGCGGCGAAATCAACCGCGAAGAGTTTGAGCAGAAGAAACGGGATCTCCAGTAAACATTGCCAATCAAGCAACCCAGCCAGGGGACATCTTGGCAGGCACCGAAGATCCTTAGACCTGATTTACGAGATACCTGGTTTCATATCGGGCCGAGGCCATGCCCTGGAAAACGGGTTAAACGTGGGAACAAGGTGTTGCCTATGCAAGATCCACAAATCCTGGATGCACGAGGGGCGACCTGTCCGGGACCACTCATGGAGCTTATTGCTCACATCAAGCTCATGGACGTTGGCGAGGAAGTCGAAGTGCTGACTACCGATAGAGGCTCCGCCACCGATATCCCGATCTGGCTGCGCAAGGTCGGGCATGAGTGCATCAATATGCGCGAGGACGCGGGCGTGTACCACATTCGGGTACGCAAGACCAAGTAATGGCTCAATCCACTACTCAAGGAGATCTCCATGAAACGCATCCTGATCGTCGGCGGCGGTATCGGCGGCACCATCCTGGCCAATAACCTCGCCCGACGCCTCAATCACGAGTTGCACAGCGGAGATGTGGGCATCACCCTGCTCTCGGCCTCCGACCGGCATATGTACCAGCCGGGTCTGCTCTATGTCGCCTTCGGCCGCATGACCCCCGACGAGATCTACCGCGATCAGGCGAGTCTCCTGGAACCGGATATCGCGTTCCACGTCGATCCTGTGGAGGAGTTCCGCTTCGAAGCGAACGCAGTGCGTACCGCAAGCGGCAAAAGCTTCGAGTATGACTATCTCGCCATTGCCACCGGCTCGCGGCCGGTAGCGGAGAGCATCCCGGGCCTGGCGGAACACGCGCATCATGTGTATACGGAAGCCGCCGCGCTCAAGACCTTTCAGGCCCTGCGCGACTTCCAGGGCGGCAAGATCGTGGTTGCCGCTGCGGTGCCGCACAAGTGCCCCATGGTGCCGCTGGAGATCACCTTTCTGCTGCACGACTACTTTCAGGATCGGGGTCTGCTCGACAAGGTCAAGATCCACTATACCTATCCGATCAACCGCGTGCACAGCCTCGAAAACGTCGCCAAGTGGGCCGCCCCGGAATTTGACCGGCTGGGCATCAGCTACGAGACGCTTTTCAATGTCAAGGAAGTGGATGGCGCCAAACGGCAGGTCTTGAGCGAGGAAGGCAGTAGCGTGGATTACGACCTCCTGATCGCCATCCCACCGCACAAGGGCATGGAAGTCATCGAGAAGAACAATCTCGGCAAAGGTGGCTGGATCCCCACCGATCGCAACAGCCTGC
This Thermithiobacillus plumbiphilus DNA region includes the following protein-coding sequences:
- a CDS encoding sulfurtransferase TusA family protein produces the protein MQDPQILDARGATCPGPLMELIAHIKLMDVGEEVEVLTTDRGSATDIPIWLRKVGHECINMREDAGVYHIRVRKTK
- a CDS encoding DUF2231 domain-containing protein, which produces MEIIPNWHPIFVHFTVALLVIGVLFHPISLLAGSEDLRCQWAAIARWNLWLGTAFAALTVATGIQAYNTVAHDTPSHLAMTDHRNWALVTFAVFLALTAWSILRYRARKPINWPLTLALLLSLGLLGSTAWRGGELVFRHGLGVMSLPHAGNHQHEAGEAPHEHPASNGNTLNPTGQMNETPPGGQAENMPQAPAEDGHNHTHNAP
- a CDS encoding SHOCT domain-containing protein; the protein is MMNGFGGMGGMGAMGGLIMLLFWVLIIGGIVWLIVALTRNRGGGQNISSALDVLKERYARGEINREEFEQKKRDLQ
- a CDS encoding copper resistance protein B codes for the protein MAKTAKHKLATPFGRLLAGAIALGAILPMAAAAQDSGTGNGEAVMDQKPYTFLLIDQLEHGWSRGANTVYWDAQGWYGGDYNKLWLKTEGDTLATRAEGKAELQALYSRSVAPYWDLQAGIRHERRFGRGPNSSRTFAVLGIQGLAPYWFDLEPTLFISEDGDLSARLTAEYDLLLTQRLIAQPRLEVNASARKVDEFDIGSGINDMDLGLRLRYEIRREFAPYVGISWNRKFGQTADMARQGGYDVDNTAIVAGLRVWY
- a CDS encoding cytochrome c, with the translated sequence MSKLTALIAVFAGMVLVACESGPDSGAAKAPPVRTTTTLANPAQLGVNLDARAYQDRLRARNLDPAVVVRGRELFAANCARCHGAFGEGTPDWRKRLADGTFPPPPLNGTAHTWHHPDQLLLRIMRDGGQSYGPTYQGAMPPMGKMVNAAERQAILQYLKSLWPDEAWRTQKDITRENPEAE
- a CDS encoding copper-binding protein, giving the protein MKAPHHIILLALLAPVGFLPLGAQAMPMGMDMGSQPAHSPSMAGAQIHRGTGTVNRIDMNTGKIKITHAPIPSLGWSAMTMNFQTKNKAELSNVKVGQKVNFELIKGSDGQYLITRITPVQS
- a CDS encoding FAD/NAD(P)-binding oxidoreductase, with the protein product MKRILIVGGGIGGTILANNLARRLNHELHSGDVGITLLSASDRHMYQPGLLYVAFGRMTPDEIYRDQASLLEPDIAFHVDPVEEFRFEANAVRTASGKSFEYDYLAIATGSRPVAESIPGLAEHAHHVYTEAAALKTFQALRDFQGGKIVVAAAVPHKCPMVPLEITFLLHDYFQDRGLLDKVKIHYTYPINRVHSLENVAKWAAPEFDRLGISYETLFNVKEVDGAKRQVLSEEGSSVDYDLLIAIPPHKGMEVIEKNNLGKGGWIPTDRNSLRMENRDNVFVLGDTTNIATSKAGSTAHYEAEVLGENLAALVKLGSEVKTYEGKVFCFIEAGKDRATYASFDYNHPPQPQPPTQAVHWFKMAYNRLYWNSVRGLL